GCGCGCTCGTTCTCGTGGACCGGTGGCGGCCTCGGGCCCGAGCCGGTATAAGGAGACCATCATGGACTACGCGGACTACCGGCACCTCGCGTTCGAGCGGAAGCCCCACGGGGTGCTCCTGATCACGATCAACCGTCCCGAGGTCCTCAACGCGACCAACGCGCGCCTGCACTGGGAGCTCACGCAGGTCTGGCTCACGGTGGACGCCGACCCCGGGACGCGCGTCGCGGTCGTCACCGGCGCCGGCAAGGCGTTCTCGGCGGGCGGCGACCTCGCGCTGGTCGAGGAGATGGCGGGCAACGCCGACGCCGTGGCGCGCACGCTGCGCGAGGCGTCGGACCTCGTCTACAACATCGTGAACCTCGATAAGCCCGTCGTCTCCGCGATCAACGGCGTCGCCGTGGGCGCGGGCCTCGTGGTCGCGCTGCTCGCCGACGTCAGCGTCATCTCGGAGACCGCGCGGCTCACCGACGGCCACACGCGCCTCGGCGTCGTGGCGGGTGACCACGCGGCGATCGTCTGGCCGCTCCTCTGCGGGATGGCGAAGGCGAAGTACTACCTGCTCACCGCCGATTTCCTCGACGGCCGGGAGGCCGAGCGGATCGGCCTCGTGAGCCTCTGCGTCCCGCCGGCCGAGGTCCTGCCGAAGGCGCTCGACGTCGCGACGCGGCTCGCCCAGGGGAGCCAGCTCTCGATCCGCTGGACGAAGCGCGCGCTCAACAACTGGCTGCGCCAGGCGGGCCCGATCTTCGACCAGTCGCTCGCCCTCGAGATGCTCACGTTCATGCATCCCGACGTCCGCGAGGGCGCCCGCGCGATCCGCGAGAAGCGCGCCCCGGCGTTTCCGTCGGCGCGCTGAGCGCCGCCCCGAGTCCGAGAGACAGAAGGAGGGCCGAGCCGCATGGCCTGGACGCCACCGCCCGCCCGCACGGGCCATCCCTACTACATGCACGACGCGATCTACGCCCAGCCGGGCGCCTTGCGCCTCGTCACGCGCGGCCAGGGCGAGGTGATCGAGGCCGCCGCCGCGCGGCTCGCCGGCATGGACCGCGTGTTCCTCTCGGGCATCGGCACCTCGTGGCATGC
The sequence above is drawn from the Candidatus Methylomirabilota bacterium genome and encodes:
- a CDS encoding enoyl-CoA hydratase/isomerase family protein, giving the protein MDYADYRHLAFERKPHGVLLITINRPEVLNATNARLHWELTQVWLTVDADPGTRVAVVTGAGKAFSAGGDLALVEEMAGNADAVARTLREASDLVYNIVNLDKPVVSAINGVAVGAGLVVALLADVSVISETARLTDGHTRLGVVAGDHAAIVWPLLCGMAKAKYYLLTADFLDGREAERIGLVSLCVPPAEVLPKALDVATRLAQGSQLSIRWTKRALNNWLRQAGPIFDQSLALEMLTFMHPDVREGARAIREKRAPAFPSAR